The sequence ACCGCAACTGTCTTCACCTCGGGCTGGGCAGCTGACACGATGAAGCCAACGGTGGCCCCTTCAAGGTTGGGCTTTGAGACCTTGAACGTGGAATCCGGCCGCAGCACGCCGATGGTGTCGTGGACCTTGGAAAAGACGGCTAGGGAGTAATGGTGCCTTCCATCACGCCGACTGTACATCCAAAGTCAACACTCAACTGACGGAAACGTGGGTTTTGGCGGCACTTACCAGGAATTTAGTGCTGCAGGGAATCTCAGAAGCTTCCCGATAGCCAGGAGCATACTGCGCTGCTTGGGCGATGTAGGGGGCATCCCCAGTCTCTTATAAAGTTCGACTTTCCGCGGGAAGAGGCTCGCTCTGGTGTAATGCTTTGCCTTCTTTCCTTGGTGATCACGAatcctcgtcgaggctccGTTTTGAAGCAAAAGACGAACCATCTGGAGCTGACCAGTCAACACAGCGGCCATTAGGGGAGTCGTGCCCTCGTAATCTTGCTCATTGACGATCCTGGCGCGGTCGGAACGACTGAGGAGATTGGCGGCTTGTCGGATTTGGCCAGTGATGACGGCGAGATGGAGGTCGGACAGGCCTTGAGCAACCCGGTCTCGTTCTCCGGCCAGATCCATGGCGGAGACTCTGTTATTTGGTGAGACGCTGAGAATAATATTCATTAGCATCAGCGTAACACAATGAAGGTAAGAAGCCACTCGCCGCTACTAAGGAGAGTACATACGTTGATACCAAGTGGCGAAGTAGTTGATCTATACCAAGTAGGATTCTagatggagggaggggtgaGAAGAAAGGTGAGAAGAAAAATGAGAAGAGAGCTGAGAAAAAGGCGAGAAGAAAAGGGAGAACAAAAGTGAGAAGAAGGGTGAGGAAGAAAGTAAAAAGAGCGGGATGAAAACAGCTGGGAAGGAATCTCAAGTGGGAGGAAGAAAGGGAGATGGAAAAGCCAATTGATGAGAGGGTAAGGTTCTCAGAGAACGAGCCTCCAGGACAACGAGAGAGAGTGCGTGAGTATTTTGTCGTGGTTCTGGGAAAGACCTAGAGTTTTTGgctaggtaaggtaaggGAGGTGAGTTAAACAGACTTCCTGCGAACAAGAAATGACAAGAACCGAAGGGCTTGGGtgagagcagcagcaggaaagTTGTTGTGGTACTAGGAGAGAAAACGTAGGGTGAGGCGGGATATGTGGATAAGAATAGGACGTCGAGCCAAATAGACTTACCACAGACATGACAACAAGGTCATATGTAGGTAGACAAGTCGGTGGTGACAGAAACAAAAGATACTAATGCGGTTTCTGGGAAGAGATTGTGGAGGCTGAACGAGTAAGGAGTGGGAATTTGGGCTGACTTCCAGAGACAAGAAGGAATATAACACAAGCAGGCGAATTGATAGCATGGAAGGGAGGTTGTTATGGCCATGAGAAAAGCCTAGCTTGGCATGGAAAGATGAAGGACGTAGAGCAATCAGGTTCGTTGACTTTCTGGAAAGGAACAAGACGAAGCCAGGCACGCAAGTCTGTGATGTGCGAGAACAAGCCTGGGAGAGTTCGGTGTCATTACCGGAGATCAAAGGGTTTAAGGACAAACGCATCTTCTCGAACCTGGGACGGAGCTGCAACTTCATCGAGGGAAACAGGctgcatacacagtacagagCGGAGCCCAAATTGGTTGATGAAGCAAGCCAGAGACCCTTTTTATGACGCCTAAACCAGATGCTACCGGGAATCATGACCAGACCCAACCAACCATCGTCTCTGCCTGCTGGCTTGATTTCTGCcagcggcgcccgcgcccaccTGGGCCCTTCGAATCATTTactcgtcatcctcctcctcaccagCCTCGGCCTCAGCAACGGTCTGGGCAATCCCTATCAAAGTCGTTAGAACTGGCAAGCCACGGAACAGCCAGGGGCAACCTACGGTCCAGATCACGCTGGCCCTGCTGGGTgatgcggcggccgcccttctcctcgtcctgctcaaggacctgGATCTTCTCAAGCGCCTGCATGATCTTGCGGTCGACGCTGCCAGAGGCATCGACGTGCTTCGACGGGCGAGTGCCGCGGTTCTTGGCGTTTCCGTGGACCTTGCGGAGGCGGCCAACACCAACGGTCTTCCTCAGGTAGAcgtggcgggcgacggcggcggcgcggacgtaGAACCAGTCGATGTCCTGAGGGGGCATCTCACGGCCGTGGCCGGTCTTGACGGTATCAACCCAACCTGGGAAGGGGGCGAGTCAGATGCGGACGGCTCGACTGAGTTCGTTGGACGGCGTGGCAACTAACCAGGCACGGGGAGCTTGCCCTGGCGCTTCAGGAAAGCGGCATAGGCATCTGGTGCAAGCAAGTTAGCCTTTGTCGAGCAGAGCAAGAAGAGACAGGCTTCTAGGCGCAGCACTTACTGATGAACTTGTGGGCCTTTATGTTGGCAGCAACCAGATGATTAGCAAAATTCCGTCTTCAGAGATCTTTCGATCCCCTCACGCCTGCTCCCTTCATCTTCCATGTTGCTGCTGTGATGACCCGCGGTCGACCACCGTCGGCCGTGCGAGACTCGCTGGCGAGAATCGCGGCGACTCGGACAGCTCAAGAATTGGTTGGGTTTCGGCTGCAGAGGTCGTTCATGGCAGAGCGCCGCAGCAACTTACATCCACATCGCGAACGCTGACACCTCCGGGCATTTTGGCGGTTGGTTAATGGGTATCTGGGCGGAGATGGTTGAGTTGGTCGTTCGTGATGATCCAAGTTGTTCGAGCCGGGAGCAGCAAATCGATATCTAGAAAATTTcaggcggggaggagacAGCTTTCTTGGCATGCCAAGTCTTTAGGGCTTCGGCCCTTTCCCCACAACCCAGGGCCTCTGATTcgaaccctaaccctgggCCCGAGGGGCCCGTTGTCAACAAGATCGACAGCCGAGAGGCCAGCAGCAACGCGACCCAACCGCTGCACAACACTGAAGCGAGACGATCAACGCCAGGGATTTGACATTGGCGCCTCAACGGGGTGACAGGACATAACTGGACCCCAGCAGCTGGTTCCCACTTCAACATCCGCATTGGTTTCGACGGGCTGTTATCCTCGTCAAACTTTCGTGCACATGAGCTCATCAGCCCGGTTCTGCTGATTCGATTGGAAGTACAGGGTGCCCTGTGCTGGCCCTTACTATAATAATAGAGCATGTATAGTACTACTATATGCCTGTGAAACGCATGATGGTGGCTGTCCAAGCGTTTGGGAAATCAAAGATCTCCCCTGCGACCATCGTGATCGACCTGCCCTCAGGTCGAGCGATCATGAACTTACCAGCGGGGAAGCCCGGAAGAATTCTCCCTTTATTGCGGGAGACTTGATAGGCATGGCGTCTacgtacatactgcgtacagagCTACTTACTAGTCCAGGCATGAAGAAAGGGAACCCCTGATCACAAGCCATGAGGTTCGCTCCTCATGGGCGGCTTGGAAGCACGCGCCGGTCAGCGCCGATGCTTGGTGTTGCTTCCCGAGAGCTGGGGGCCTTCCCCACAACTCGGGGGTCTTGGCGCCGACTCCAAACAAGAACCGTTTCACCATTCGGCCCCTCCCCGCGACCAGCACTCGACAACCAATCATCCAAGAAACGAAACTTTTGGCGCTCCTTCATAGGTGGTTGCCATAAGTGGATTCCCACCAACGATGCTGTCGATCCGAACCCAGTTCAGATGAAAGACGGTTCTGACCTGATCCAGGGCCCAGCTCCACGGCGCTACAGCCCGAAGTCTGGCAGCGCGAACATTGGTTCGCGGCTTTGAGGATTCAGACTGCCAAAGAGCCACAGCGATACGCAGGCCATATAGGCGCTCATTACCCGGCGTAAAACCGAGATGATAGGTCTGTGAGTCGTCTTTTGGTTGACCTGTACAGCTGCTGTCTAGGACTGAGCGGCAACCAGGTCTGCATGTCTAGGGGGATTTTTGAAACTGCCCCAATCGGGAAAGTGAGCAACTTACACGACCCCAGTCCTCCGCGTGGGACGGCCACTGCAACACCCCCACACGGAGGACATGCCGATGGCTCGGTCAGGCATCGCACTTAAAATTAACCAAGGGGGTTGATGAGCTGAGGTATGGTATCTACGTATAGGAGGAATAAGTATAGCTGTAAAGACGACTCCGGATGAAGGTCCtgctcccccctcccaccaGCCTTTCCACCTCACGGGTTGCAGGACTTGACGTTCTTTCTGTGAATAGCGTcattcttttcttttctttccttttcaTTTCCTTCTCTCCAGTTCGTTTCTTCCTGAGGACCAGGCGtccttcctttcctttcAGGCCCCTgaaccaacccccctccccctgatTAGGTACCAACGGCCGGATTGTTGGCCACGTCGCTCGCCATGCTCCCCTCCTTCGTACAATTCTTGGGCTGGGCCGCCCTTGCAACGGCCACTCCGTTGCGTGTCAGGGCCGTTGATTCCTTGAACGAAGCCGCAACTGCCGAGGCTCATCAGCGCGATAACACTGCCACCAGGGCTTTCTCTGACGTTCAGATCAAGGTACGGATTCAGGAGCATACCTAAGATTCAACGCACCGCCGTTCGCTAATGTGACATCAGACGTCAGATGGGAGGTGTCTATTTGTTGACAAGCTCTCGGGAGATTTCAGGGCCAACTTGACACCGATCCAAGTTGCCGACTGCGGATCCACCGACGGCCAAGGCTGGGACATCATCACGGCAGGGAAGCATATTCGGGGGGAGAATGTGATGCTCGTTGTGAGCACGCTGACGCAGGCATGCTTGAACTTCGACCAGCGTCGGCAGGCTGGAAATCAGGTTCTCCTCTTTTCGTGTGGCGGTCGAGCCGACGGAAGTAAGTAACCTGTAG is a genomic window of Remersonia thermophila strain ATCC 22073 chromosome 1, whole genome shotgun sequence containing:
- a CDS encoding 40S ribosomal protein eS19, whose translation is MPGGVSVRDVDAHKFINAYAAFLKRQGKLPVPGWVDTVKTGHGREMPPQDIDWFYVRAAAVARHVYLRKTVGVGRLRKVHGNAKNRGTRPSKHVDASGSVDRKIMQALEKIQVLEQDEEKGGRRITQQGQRDLDRIAQTVAEAEAGEEEDDE